The Megasphaera stantonii genome includes a window with the following:
- a CDS encoding macro domain-containing protein — protein sequence MPFKIICGDITKVQADAIVNAANERLLMGGGVCGAIFRAAGYDELTEACQDIGHCPTGDAVITPAFHLPAQYVIHTVGPVWEGGDHGERELLYQCYAKSLALAESYGLRSIAFPLISSGIFGYPREEALQVCEEAIEDFLAVHEMDVYLVLLSCEGVGELEYV from the coding sequence ATGCCGTTTAAAATTATTTGCGGAGACATTACAAAGGTACAGGCCGATGCCATCGTAAACGCGGCCAATGAGCGGCTGTTGATGGGCGGCGGCGTATGCGGCGCTATATTCCGGGCAGCCGGATATGACGAGCTGACCGAAGCTTGTCAGGATATCGGGCATTGCCCGACGGGCGACGCTGTCATCACGCCGGCCTTTCATCTGCCGGCGCAGTACGTCATTCATACCGTAGGGCCTGTGTGGGAAGGCGGCGACCATGGTGAACGGGAATTGCTGTACCAATGTTATGCCAAATCGCTGGCCCTTGCCGAATCCTACGGCCTTCGGTCTATTGCCTTTCCGCTGATTTCATCGGGCATCTTCGGCTATCCTCGGGAAGAGGCCCTTCAAGTCTGCGAGGAAGCCATCGAAGATTTTTTGGCCGTTCATGAGATGGACGTGTATTTAGTGTTGCTGTCGTGCGAGGGCGTCGGCGAATTAGAATACGTATAA